In one window of Natator depressus isolate rNatDep1 chromosome 12, rNatDep2.hap1, whole genome shotgun sequence DNA:
- the USB1 gene encoding U6 snRNA phosphodiesterase 1 isoform X2 has translation MSGAALVGYSSSSGSEDESGGSPRAAAGREEGAGGGSARGAATHGAGPAQTSMPIPRLPLPDSVLNMFKDQEEEVTDDSSKHGGRVRNFPHERGNWATYVYLPCEIQEELLELRELLVSHARRYTVSLTAMEEFHVSLSQSVVLRYHWINPLVQSLKEHVASFYRFFCTASQVKVYTNQCKTRTFVGLEVSCGHSQLLELVSEVDKVMEEFDLPTFYKNPSFHISLAWCAGDLTDKLEGQCLQELQEIVDGFEDSAFLLRFQWDQIRCRSGNKFFSFPLR, from the exons atgAGCGGGGCGGCGCTGGTGggctacagcagcagcagcggctcGGAGGATGAGTCCGGCGGCTCCCCGCGAGCGGCGGCGGGGcgagaggagggggcggggggcggctcGGCGCGGGGGGCGGCGACCCACGGAGCCGGCCCCGCCCAGACCAG CATGCCGATTCCTCGCCTCCCTCTGCCGGACAGTGTCTTAAACATGTTCAAAGACCAGGAAGAGGAGGTCACGGATGACAGCTCCAAGCACGGCGGACGAGTGCGCAACTTCCCCCATGAGCGGGGCAACTGGGCGACTTATGTCTACCTGCCCT GTGAAATCCAGGAGGAATTGCTGGAGCTGCGGGAGCTCCTCGTTTCCCACGCCCGCAGGTACACGGTGTCGCTCACTGCCATGGAGGAATTCCACGTCAGCCTCTCCCAGAGCGTGGTGCTGCGCTACCACTGGATAAACCCCTTGGTCCAGTCCCTCAAGGAACACGTAGCCTCCTTCTACAG GTTCTTCTGTACGGCCAGCCAGGTTAAGGTATATACCAACCAGTGCAAAACCAG GACCTTTGTGGGCTTGGAGGTCTCGTGTGGGCATTCTCAGTTGCTGGAGCTGGTCTCGGAGGTGGATAAAGTTATGGAGGAGTTTGATCTCCCAACGTTCTACAAG AACCCATCATTCCATATCAGCCTGGCCTGGTGTGCCGGGGACCTGACTGACAAGCTGGAAGGGCAGTGCCTCCAGGAGCTTCAG GAGATTGTGGATGGGTTTGAGGACTCCGCGTTCCTGCTGCGATTCCAGTGGGATCAGATCCGCTGCAGATCTGGGAACAagttcttctccttccctttgagGTAG
- the USB1 gene encoding U6 snRNA phosphodiesterase 1 isoform X3 codes for MPIPRLPLPDSVLNMFKDQEEEVTDDSSKHGGRVRNFPHERGNWATYVYLPCEIQEELLELRELLVSHARRYTVSLTAMEEFHVSLSQSVVLRYHWINPLVQSLKEHVASFYRFFCTASQVKVYTNQCKTRTFVGLEVSCGHSQLLELVSEVDKVMEEFDLPTFYKNPSFHISLAWCAGDLTDKLEGQCLQELQEIVDGFEDSAFLLRFQWDQIRCRSGNKFFSFPLR; via the exons ATGCCGATTCCTCGCCTCCCTCTGCCGGACAGTGTCTTAAACATGTTCAAAGACCAGGAAGAGGAGGTCACGGATGACAGCTCCAAGCACGGCGGACGAGTGCGCAACTTCCCCCATGAGCGGGGCAACTGGGCGACTTATGTCTACCTGCCCT GTGAAATCCAGGAGGAATTGCTGGAGCTGCGGGAGCTCCTCGTTTCCCACGCCCGCAGGTACACGGTGTCGCTCACTGCCATGGAGGAATTCCACGTCAGCCTCTCCCAGAGCGTGGTGCTGCGCTACCACTGGATAAACCCCTTGGTCCAGTCCCTCAAGGAACACGTAGCCTCCTTCTACAG GTTCTTCTGTACGGCCAGCCAGGTTAAGGTATATACCAACCAGTGCAAAACCAG GACCTTTGTGGGCTTGGAGGTCTCGTGTGGGCATTCTCAGTTGCTGGAGCTGGTCTCGGAGGTGGATAAAGTTATGGAGGAGTTTGATCTCCCAACGTTCTACAAG AACCCATCATTCCATATCAGCCTGGCCTGGTGTGCCGGGGACCTGACTGACAAGCTGGAAGGGCAGTGCCTCCAGGAGCTTCAG GAGATTGTGGATGGGTTTGAGGACTCCGCGTTCCTGCTGCGATTCCAGTGGGATCAGATCCGCTGCAGATCTGGGAACAagttcttctccttccctttgagGTAG
- the USB1 gene encoding U6 snRNA phosphodiesterase 1 isoform X1, translating into MGAAPRKRSPGPPATPPAPWPLQPLASMPIPRLPLPDSVLNMFKDQEEEVTDDSSKHGGRVRNFPHERGNWATYVYLPCEIQEELLELRELLVSHARRYTVSLTAMEEFHVSLSQSVVLRYHWINPLVQSLKEHVASFYRFFCTASQVKVYTNQCKTRTFVGLEVSCGHSQLLELVSEVDKVMEEFDLPTFYKNPSFHISLAWCAGDLTDKLEGQCLQELQEIVDGFEDSAFLLRFQWDQIRCRSGNKFFSFPLR; encoded by the exons ATGGGAGCCGCCCCTAGGAAGCGCAGCCCCGGTCCTCCAGCCACCCCGCCGGCTCCCTGGCCCCTCCAGCCTCTCGCCAG CATGCCGATTCCTCGCCTCCCTCTGCCGGACAGTGTCTTAAACATGTTCAAAGACCAGGAAGAGGAGGTCACGGATGACAGCTCCAAGCACGGCGGACGAGTGCGCAACTTCCCCCATGAGCGGGGCAACTGGGCGACTTATGTCTACCTGCCCT GTGAAATCCAGGAGGAATTGCTGGAGCTGCGGGAGCTCCTCGTTTCCCACGCCCGCAGGTACACGGTGTCGCTCACTGCCATGGAGGAATTCCACGTCAGCCTCTCCCAGAGCGTGGTGCTGCGCTACCACTGGATAAACCCCTTGGTCCAGTCCCTCAAGGAACACGTAGCCTCCTTCTACAG GTTCTTCTGTACGGCCAGCCAGGTTAAGGTATATACCAACCAGTGCAAAACCAG GACCTTTGTGGGCTTGGAGGTCTCGTGTGGGCATTCTCAGTTGCTGGAGCTGGTCTCGGAGGTGGATAAAGTTATGGAGGAGTTTGATCTCCCAACGTTCTACAAG AACCCATCATTCCATATCAGCCTGGCCTGGTGTGCCGGGGACCTGACTGACAAGCTGGAAGGGCAGTGCCTCCAGGAGCTTCAG GAGATTGTGGATGGGTTTGAGGACTCCGCGTTCCTGCTGCGATTCCAGTGGGATCAGATCCGCTGCAGATCTGGGAACAagttcttctccttccctttgagGTAG